A genomic window from Micromonospora violae includes:
- the def gene encoding peptide deformylase: protein MTVQPIRLFGDPVLRTPADPVVDFDAELRRLVADLTDTMREQNGAGLAAPQLGVSLRVFTFDVDDVLGHLINPVLEFPDEEEQDGPEGCLSIPGLYFDTKRRQNVVAKGFNSFGDPMQIVGTGLMARCVQHETDHLDGVLFLDRLDAEGRKEAMKAIRQAEWYDAAAPPTVKLSPHTGDPFGLGR from the coding sequence GTGACCGTCCAGCCCATCCGTCTGTTTGGGGATCCGGTGCTGCGCACGCCGGCCGATCCGGTGGTCGACTTCGACGCCGAGCTCCGTCGGCTCGTCGCCGACCTCACCGACACGATGCGTGAGCAGAACGGCGCCGGCCTGGCCGCGCCGCAGCTCGGTGTGAGCCTGCGGGTGTTCACCTTCGACGTCGACGACGTTCTCGGGCACCTGATCAACCCGGTGCTGGAGTTCCCCGACGAGGAGGAGCAGGACGGCCCGGAGGGCTGCCTGTCGATCCCCGGGCTCTACTTCGACACCAAGCGGCGGCAGAACGTCGTCGCCAAGGGCTTCAACTCGTTCGGTGATCCGATGCAGATCGTCGGCACCGGTCTGATGGCGCGCTGCGTGCAGCACGAGACCGACCACCTCGACGGCGTGCTCTTCCTGGACCGACTGGACGCCGAGGGGCGCAAGGAGGCCATGAAGGCGATCCGCCAGGCCGAGTGGTACGACGCGGCGGCCCCGCCCACGGTCAAGCTCAGCCCGCACACCGGCGACCCCTTCGGTCTGGGGCGCTGA
- the ribD gene encoding bifunctional diaminohydroxyphosphoribosylaminopyrimidine deaminase/5-amino-6-(5-phosphoribosylamino)uracil reductase RibD, protein MASVSVDEAMRRAIELAARGLGTTSPNPVVGCVLLDEDGEVVGEGFHAYAGGPHAEIVALAQAGRRAKGGTAVVTLEPCDHTGRTGPCSSALVQAGVGRVVIAVPDPNPVASGGAATLRAAGVRVDLGVRGEEAEAGNVAWLTSMRRGWPYVIWKYAATLDGRSAAVDGTSMWITSEAARIDVHALRGTVDAVIAGVGTVLADDPRLTARNLRDGSLAIRQPLRVVVDSSGRTPADARVRDGAARTWIATADEVGADPDGRVDLPALLAALHQRGVRAVLLEGGPRLAGAFLKAGLVDKIVGYVAPRLLGAGPTALVDAGVTTIAEAIDLEFVDVTQIGPDLRITALPRKREG, encoded by the coding sequence ATGGCCAGCGTCTCCGTTGATGAGGCGATGCGGCGTGCGATCGAGTTGGCGGCGCGCGGGCTCGGCACCACCAGCCCCAACCCGGTGGTCGGGTGTGTCCTGCTCGACGAAGACGGCGAGGTCGTGGGCGAGGGCTTCCACGCGTACGCCGGCGGGCCGCACGCCGAGATCGTCGCCCTCGCGCAGGCCGGCCGGCGGGCCAAGGGCGGCACCGCCGTCGTCACTCTCGAACCATGCGATCACACCGGCCGCACCGGCCCCTGTAGTTCCGCGCTCGTCCAGGCGGGGGTGGGCCGGGTGGTCATCGCCGTACCGGACCCCAACCCGGTCGCTTCCGGCGGTGCCGCCACCCTGCGCGCCGCCGGGGTCCGGGTCGATCTGGGGGTACGCGGCGAGGAGGCCGAGGCCGGCAACGTCGCGTGGCTGACCTCGATGCGCCGGGGCTGGCCGTACGTGATCTGGAAGTACGCCGCCACGCTCGACGGGCGCTCCGCCGCGGTCGACGGCACCAGCATGTGGATCACCTCGGAGGCGGCCCGGATCGACGTGCACGCGCTGCGCGGCACTGTCGACGCGGTTATCGCCGGAGTGGGCACCGTGCTCGCCGACGACCCCCGGTTGACCGCCCGCAACCTGCGCGACGGCAGTTTGGCCATCCGGCAGCCGCTGCGCGTGGTGGTGGACTCCTCGGGGCGTACCCCGGCTGACGCCCGGGTCCGCGACGGCGCCGCGCGGACGTGGATCGCGACCGCCGACGAGGTCGGCGCCGACCCGGACGGCCGGGTCGACCTGCCGGCGCTGCTCGCGGCGCTGCACCAGCGCGGGGTCCGCGCGGTGCTGTTGGAGGGCGGTCCCCGGCTGGCCGGCGCGTTCCTGAAGGCCGGCCTGGTCGACAAGATCGTCGGGTACGTCGCGCCGCGGTTGCTCGGTGCCGGTCCGACCGCTCTGGTCGACGCGGGAGTGACCACCATCGCTGAGGCCATCGATCTGGAGTTCGTCGACGTTACGCAGATCGGTCCGGATCTCCGGATTACCGCTTTGCCCCGCAAAAGGGAGGGCTGA
- a CDS encoding RsmB/NOP family class I SAM-dependent RNA methyltransferase, whose translation MGARRPGRHRRGFRVTAPEGTRPTRSGPSTGRGGERRPVRPPLDRPRRAAYEAVAAVHRDDAFANLVLPTILREEALVGRDAAFATELTYGTLRHLGTLDAILTDAAGRDVARIDPPVRDALRLGAYQLLHTRVPAHAAVSSTVDLVRSVAPGATGFANAVLREVSSRDVDAWVAKLAPPMETDAVGHLALAYSHPQWIVRAFSEALGGDLGETARLLIEDNERPPVHLCARPGLIDPVELADQAGGAPGAFSPYAVYLPGGAPGDIPAVADGRAHVQDEGSQLVAAALAGAPLDGPDGRWLDLCAGPGGKAGLLGALAAQRGARVTAVEVAEHRARLVAQATRGLPVAVLTMDGRDVGGDPKLPEQHFDRVLVDAPCTGLGSLRRRPESRWRRQPSDLPPLTRLQRELLGAALRAVRPGGLVAYVTCSPHTVETHVTVTEAARRSGVPVDFVDARPLLPAGMPGLGDGPTVQLWPHRHGTDAMFLAVLRRG comes from the coding sequence CTGGGCGCGCGGCGTCCGGGTCGGCACCGGAGAGGATTTCGCGTGACAGCACCGGAGGGAACCCGACCGACGCGCTCCGGCCCGTCGACCGGCCGTGGCGGGGAGCGCCGCCCCGTCCGACCACCGTTGGACCGACCGCGCCGCGCCGCGTACGAGGCGGTGGCGGCGGTGCACCGTGACGACGCGTTCGCCAACCTGGTGCTGCCCACCATCCTGCGGGAGGAGGCGCTGGTCGGTCGGGACGCGGCCTTCGCCACCGAGTTGACCTACGGCACCCTGCGCCACCTCGGCACGTTGGACGCGATCCTGACCGACGCGGCCGGCCGGGACGTGGCCCGGATCGACCCGCCGGTCCGCGACGCGCTGCGGCTCGGGGCGTACCAGTTGCTGCACACCCGGGTGCCGGCGCACGCCGCGGTCTCCTCGACGGTGGACCTGGTCCGGTCGGTCGCACCGGGTGCCACCGGCTTCGCCAACGCGGTGCTGCGCGAGGTGTCCTCCCGTGACGTGGACGCGTGGGTGGCGAAGCTGGCCCCACCGATGGAGACCGACGCGGTCGGGCACCTCGCGTTGGCGTACAGCCACCCGCAGTGGATCGTGCGGGCCTTCTCCGAGGCGCTGGGCGGCGACCTGGGTGAGACGGCCCGCCTCCTGATCGAGGACAATGAGCGGCCGCCGGTGCACCTGTGCGCCCGACCTGGCTTGATCGACCCGGTCGAGCTGGCCGACCAGGCCGGCGGTGCGCCCGGCGCCTTCTCGCCGTACGCCGTCTATCTGCCCGGCGGCGCGCCCGGTGACATCCCGGCGGTGGCCGACGGCCGTGCGCACGTGCAGGACGAAGGCTCCCAGTTGGTGGCGGCCGCACTCGCCGGCGCGCCGTTGGACGGCCCGGATGGGCGGTGGCTGGACCTGTGCGCCGGCCCGGGTGGCAAGGCCGGGCTGCTCGGCGCGTTGGCCGCGCAGCGCGGTGCCCGGGTGACCGCGGTGGAGGTGGCCGAGCACCGCGCCCGGTTGGTCGCCCAGGCGACCCGGGGCCTGCCGGTGGCCGTGCTGACCATGGACGGCCGGGATGTCGGCGGCGACCCGAAGCTGCCGGAGCAGCACTTCGACCGGGTGCTGGTGGACGCCCCGTGCACGGGGCTGGGCTCGCTGCGGCGTCGGCCGGAGTCGCGGTGGCGTCGCCAGCCGTCGGACCTGCCGCCGCTGACCCGGCTGCAACGGGAACTGCTCGGCGCGGCCCTGCGGGCGGTCCGCCCGGGTGGCCTGGTCGCCTACGTGACCTGCTCGCCGCACACGGTCGAGACGCACGTGACGGTGACCGAGGCGGCCCGCCGTAGTGGGGTCCCGGTGGACTTCGTGGACGCCCGACCGCTGCTGCCGGCCGGGATGCCCGGTCTCGGCGACGGGCCGACCGTGCAGCTCTGGCCCCACCGCCACGGCACCGACGCGATGTTCCTCGCGGTTCTGCGCCGCGGCTGA
- a CDS encoding primosomal protein N' — protein sequence MDVGLAHLDRPFDYLVPAELDEVAVPGTRVKVRFAGQLVDGWLLSRADDSGHTGRLAYLEKVVSPEPVLAPEIARLARAVADRYAGSLADVLRLAVPPRHARVEKEPRDDQPAPAAPTAPAEAVDPRGWRDYPTGPALLRALADGRAPRAVWSALPGEDWAARYADAVAATVAGGRGAVVVVPDARDLDRLDAALTGVLGPGRHVSLSAALGPARRYRAFLAARRGQVPVVIGTRAAMFAPVARLGLVAIWDDGDDLHSEPRAPYPHARDVLLTRVHLAEAGALVGGYARTAEAQLLVETGWAREVVADRSTVRARIPAIAPTGDDPQLARDPGAATARLPSLAWTTARDALRQDLPVLVQVPRRGYLPSISCADCRTPARCVHCAGPLALPSAGGTPACRWCARVAAAYACPECGGRRLRAAVTGARRTAEELGRAFPGVAVRTSGREEVLTDVPGGAALVVATPGAEPVAEGGYGAVLLLDSWALLTRADLRAGEEALRRWLAAAALARPAPSGRVVVVADGALAPVQALLRWDAGWFAGRELAERRELGFPPAVRMASVTGAAEAVADLLAAARLPEDAEVLGPVPAEEGRERMLVRVPRARAAALADALHSAAGARAARKAADPVRLQVDPLSLF from the coding sequence GTGGATGTCGGGCTGGCGCACCTGGACCGGCCGTTCGACTACCTGGTGCCGGCGGAGTTGGACGAGGTGGCGGTGCCCGGTACCCGGGTGAAGGTGCGCTTCGCCGGGCAACTCGTCGACGGGTGGTTGCTGTCGCGCGCCGACGACTCCGGGCACACCGGGCGCCTCGCGTACCTGGAGAAGGTGGTCTCGCCGGAGCCGGTGCTGGCCCCCGAGATCGCCCGGCTGGCCCGGGCGGTCGCCGACCGGTACGCGGGCAGCCTCGCCGACGTGCTCCGGCTCGCCGTTCCACCCCGGCACGCCCGGGTGGAGAAGGAGCCCCGCGACGACCAACCCGCCCCGGCGGCCCCGACGGCCCCGGCCGAGGCGGTCGACCCGCGCGGGTGGCGCGACTACCCGACCGGCCCGGCCCTGCTGCGCGCGCTCGCCGACGGCCGGGCGCCCCGCGCGGTCTGGTCGGCGCTGCCCGGTGAGGACTGGGCGGCCCGCTACGCCGACGCGGTGGCGGCCACCGTCGCCGGCGGGCGCGGCGCGGTGGTCGTGGTGCCCGACGCACGGGACCTGGACCGCCTCGACGCCGCGCTGACCGGCGTGCTCGGCCCGGGAAGGCACGTCAGCCTCTCCGCCGCGCTCGGCCCGGCCCGGCGTTACCGGGCGTTCCTCGCCGCTCGCCGTGGCCAGGTGCCGGTGGTGATCGGCACCCGGGCGGCGATGTTCGCCCCGGTGGCCCGACTCGGCCTGGTCGCCATCTGGGACGACGGTGACGACCTGCACTCCGAGCCCCGGGCGCCCTACCCGCACGCCCGCGACGTGCTGCTCACCCGGGTCCACCTCGCCGAGGCCGGCGCGCTGGTCGGCGGGTACGCCCGGACGGCGGAGGCGCAGTTGCTGGTGGAGACCGGCTGGGCGCGGGAGGTGGTCGCCGACCGGAGCACCGTGCGGGCGCGGATCCCGGCCATCGCGCCGACCGGCGACGACCCGCAACTGGCCCGTGACCCGGGGGCCGCCACCGCCCGGCTGCCCAGCCTGGCCTGGACGACCGCCCGGGACGCCCTTCGGCAGGACCTGCCGGTGCTGGTGCAGGTGCCCCGGCGCGGCTACCTGCCGTCGATCTCCTGCGCCGACTGCCGCACCCCGGCCCGCTGCGTGCACTGCGCCGGCCCGCTCGCGCTGCCCTCGGCCGGCGGCACCCCGGCCTGCCGGTGGTGCGCCCGGGTGGCGGCCGCGTACGCCTGCCCGGAGTGCGGTGGGCGGCGGCTGCGGGCCGCGGTGACCGGTGCCCGGCGGACCGCCGAGGAGTTGGGCCGGGCCTTCCCCGGTGTCGCGGTGCGCACGTCGGGGCGCGAGGAGGTGCTGACCGACGTGCCCGGCGGCGCGGCCCTGGTGGTGGCCACCCCGGGCGCCGAGCCGGTCGCCGAGGGCGGGTACGGCGCGGTGCTGCTGCTCGACTCGTGGGCTCTGCTGACCCGCGCCGACCTGCGCGCCGGCGAGGAGGCGCTGCGTCGCTGGCTGGCGGCGGCGGCCCTGGCCCGCCCGGCGCCGAGCGGTCGGGTGGTGGTGGTCGCCGACGGCGCGCTCGCCCCCGTGCAGGCGCTGCTGCGCTGGGACGCCGGCTGGTTCGCCGGCCGGGAGTTGGCCGAGCGCCGCGAGTTGGGTTTCCCACCGGCCGTGCGGATGGCGAGCGTCACCGGCGCGGCCGAGGCGGTGGCGGACCTGCTGGCCGCGGCCCGGCTGCCGGAGGACGCCGAGGTGCTCGGGCCGGTGCCGGCCGAGGAGGGCCGGGAGCGGATGCTGGTCCGGGTGCCCCGGGCCCGGGCTGCCGCGCTCGCCGACGCGTTGCACTCGGCGGCTGGCGCTCGGGCTGCCCGCAAGGCCGCCGATCCGGTTCGTCTCCAGGTCGATCCGCTGAGCCTGTTCTGA
- a CDS encoding septum formation family protein, with product MRRWLPALVLAGVTTMLLAGCGPARGADGDLTDDWPTLRVPKPFTPATDTCLPRITTIVQASTYETVDCARNHLAETIHVGTFVGPDALTETRPAPGSSALRTARAECDQRARQVLGGDWHTARLALSLALPSGPAWAGGARWFRCDLSETGSIDNTRPVNRTGSLRGALIGDTPLTHRCFDPKLIGDNLNYMAPVLCSEPHRAEFVGVYEERDMSWAEFAKSAEQAHRRCMALIADYAKVPNNSELPYRAGSIYYPPSQREWEEGDRGVRCFLWSDDRKLTRSMRDAGPEGLPAI from the coding sequence ATGCGACGGTGGCTTCCAGCGCTGGTGCTGGCCGGCGTCACGACGATGCTGCTGGCCGGTTGCGGGCCAGCGCGGGGCGCGGACGGTGATCTGACCGACGACTGGCCGACGCTGCGGGTGCCGAAGCCGTTCACCCCCGCCACCGACACCTGTCTGCCGCGCATCACCACGATCGTGCAGGCCAGCACGTACGAGACGGTGGACTGCGCGCGTAACCACCTGGCCGAGACCATCCACGTCGGCACCTTCGTCGGGCCGGACGCGCTGACCGAGACCCGACCTGCACCCGGATCGTCGGCGCTGCGGACGGCCCGCGCCGAATGCGACCAGCGGGCCCGGCAGGTGCTCGGCGGTGACTGGCACACGGCCCGGCTCGCGCTCTCCCTCGCGCTGCCGTCCGGGCCCGCCTGGGCCGGGGGTGCCCGGTGGTTCCGCTGCGATCTCAGCGAGACCGGCAGCATCGACAACACCCGCCCGGTGAACCGCACCGGCAGCCTGCGCGGCGCGTTGATCGGCGACACGCCCCTGACGCACCGCTGCTTCGACCCCAAGCTGATCGGTGACAACCTCAACTACATGGCGCCGGTGCTCTGCAGCGAGCCGCACCGCGCCGAGTTCGTGGGTGTCTACGAGGAACGGGACATGAGCTGGGCGGAGTTCGCCAAGTCCGCCGAGCAGGCGCACCGGCGCTGCATGGCGCTGATCGCCGACTACGCGAAGGTGCCCAACAACAGCGAGCTGCCGTACCGGGCCGGGTCCATCTACTACCCGCCGTCGCAGCGGGAGTGGGAGGAGGGCGACCGTGGAGTGCGCTGTTTCCTGTGGAGCGACGACCGCAAACTCACCCGCTCGATGCGCGACGCCGGCCCCGAGGGACTGCCCGCGATCTGA
- the fmt gene encoding methionyl-tRNA formyltransferase — translation MRVIFAGTPAVAVPALAAVAASRHELVAVITRPDAPAGRGRGLSRSAVGAWADEHGVEVLTPARPRDPDFLDRLRELEPACVPVVAYGALVPPAALEIPRYGWINLHFSLLPAWRGAAPVQHAVLHGDELTGASVFQLEEGLDTGPVYGTLTDEIRATDTSGDLLERLADSGAGLLVAVLDAIADGTARAEPQPADGVSLAPKLTVDDARVRWADPAFAVDRRIRAGTPAPGAWTTFRDERVKLGPVVPVPDGPELKPGELLVEKSRVLVGTATVPVRLGEVRAAGKRAMGATDWARGVRVGTGEDFA, via the coding sequence ATGCGCGTGATCTTCGCCGGTACGCCGGCCGTCGCCGTTCCCGCCCTGGCCGCCGTCGCCGCCTCCCGACACGAGCTGGTAGCCGTGATCACCCGGCCGGACGCGCCCGCCGGGCGTGGCCGGGGTCTGTCCCGCTCCGCGGTCGGCGCGTGGGCCGACGAGCACGGCGTCGAGGTGCTCACGCCGGCCCGTCCCCGCGACCCGGACTTCCTCGACCGGCTCCGCGAGCTGGAGCCGGCCTGCGTGCCGGTGGTCGCCTACGGCGCGTTGGTGCCGCCGGCGGCCCTGGAGATCCCCCGGTACGGCTGGATCAACCTGCACTTCTCCCTGCTGCCCGCGTGGCGTGGCGCCGCGCCGGTGCAGCACGCGGTGCTGCACGGTGACGAGCTGACCGGGGCCAGCGTGTTCCAGCTGGAGGAGGGCCTGGACACCGGCCCGGTCTACGGCACGCTGACCGACGAGATCCGCGCCACCGACACCTCGGGCGACCTGCTGGAGCGGCTCGCCGATTCCGGTGCCGGGCTGCTGGTGGCGGTGCTGGACGCGATCGCCGACGGCACCGCCCGCGCCGAGCCGCAGCCGGCCGACGGGGTGTCGCTGGCACCGAAGCTGACCGTGGACGACGCGCGGGTGCGCTGGGCCGACCCGGCCTTCGCCGTGGACCGGCGGATCCGCGCCGGTACGCCCGCGCCGGGCGCCTGGACCACCTTCCGCGACGAGCGGGTGAAGCTCGGCCCGGTCGTCCCGGTGCCCGACGGCCCCGAGCTGAAGCCGGGGGAGTTGCTGGTCGAGAAGTCCCGGGTGCTGGTCGGCACGGCGACCGTGCCGGTGCGTCTCGGCGAGGTCCGCGCCGCGGGCAAGCGGGCCATGGGTGCGACCGACTGGGCGCGCGGCGTCCGGGTCGGCACCGGAGAGGATTTCGCGTGA
- a CDS encoding AAA family ATPase: protein MTVGQSIVFNGDLGSGKSTVSVEIAKRLGMRRVSVGDLYREMAQQRQMTALQLNLHAELDQAVDGYVDQLQRDIAASGERLIMDSRLAWHFFTDALKVHMITEPGEAARRVLARPSGPAESYSSLEEAKAKLRERSASERSRFIIRYGVDKARLRNYDLICDTTRASAAEVIEHIVAAYEGTLGAEVLRDAPPLLLLDPARVYPTEDIATLRDLWDTDFVGDVAEGGDEALEPLKIGFTGEYFFVVDGHRRLSAALQNGFSLVPAQLVAEVDEPVVGGMTAIDYFAAQVRPGLIYDWEAAHKIQLPLPEPALLRGDAVLAGDPGASV, encoded by the coding sequence GTGACCGTTGGACAATCGATCGTCTTCAACGGCGACCTCGGCAGTGGTAAGAGCACCGTGTCGGTCGAGATCGCCAAGCGGCTCGGCATGCGCCGGGTCAGCGTGGGGGACCTCTACCGGGAGATGGCGCAGCAGCGGCAGATGACCGCCCTGCAGCTCAACCTGCACGCCGAGCTCGACCAGGCCGTCGACGGCTACGTCGACCAGCTCCAGCGGGACATCGCCGCCTCCGGTGAGCGCCTGATCATGGATTCCCGGCTGGCCTGGCACTTCTTCACCGACGCGCTCAAGGTGCACATGATCACCGAGCCGGGTGAGGCGGCCCGCCGGGTGCTCGCCCGCCCGTCCGGGCCGGCGGAGAGCTACTCCTCCCTGGAGGAGGCGAAGGCCAAGCTGCGGGAGCGCAGCGCGAGCGAGCGCAGCCGGTTCATCATCCGTTACGGGGTGGACAAGGCCCGGCTGCGCAACTATGACCTGATCTGCGACACGACCCGGGCGTCCGCCGCCGAGGTGATCGAGCACATCGTGGCCGCGTACGAGGGCACCCTCGGCGCCGAGGTGCTGCGCGACGCGCCGCCGCTGCTGTTGCTGGACCCGGCCCGGGTCTACCCGACCGAGGACATCGCCACCCTGCGGGATCTGTGGGACACCGACTTCGTCGGTGACGTGGCCGAGGGGGGCGACGAGGCCCTCGAACCGTTGAAGATCGGGTTCACCGGCGAGTACTTCTTCGTCGTCGACGGTCACCGCCGCCTCAGCGCCGCCCTGCAGAACGGGTTCTCCCTGGTTCCGGCCCAGTTGGTCGCCGAGGTCGACGAGCCGGTCGTGGGTGGGATGACCGCGATCGACTACTTCGCCGCCCAGGTGCGCCCCGGCCTGATCTACGACTGGGAAGCCGCTCACAAGATCCAACTGCCGTTGCCCGAGCCCGCGCTGCTCCGTGGCGACGCGGTGCTCGCGGGGGACCCGGGCGCCAGCGTCTGA
- the rpe gene encoding ribulose-phosphate 3-epimerase: MTVPPPIVAPSILAADFSRLAEEVRAVEDAADWLHVDVMDNHFVPNLTIGLPVVQSLRAVTAMPFDVHLMIEDPRRWAPGYADAGAYNVTFHAEASDDPVALAKDLRSAGAKAGLAIDRDTPIEPYLDLLPSFDTLLIMTIKAGFGGQRFIPQLLEKVRTARRHVSSGHLELRIEVDGGIAADTIEQAAAAGADAFVAGTAVYGAADPAEAVRHLRALAERAAPGA, from the coding sequence GTGACCGTACCGCCGCCGATCGTCGCGCCGAGCATCCTGGCCGCCGATTTCTCCCGCCTCGCCGAAGAGGTCCGTGCCGTCGAGGACGCCGCGGACTGGTTGCACGTCGACGTGATGGACAACCACTTCGTGCCGAACCTGACCATTGGGTTGCCCGTGGTGCAGAGCCTGCGGGCGGTCACGGCGATGCCCTTCGACGTGCATCTGATGATCGAGGACCCGCGCCGGTGGGCGCCCGGGTACGCCGACGCCGGGGCGTACAACGTCACCTTCCACGCGGAGGCGTCCGACGACCCGGTGGCGTTGGCCAAGGACCTGCGCTCGGCGGGTGCGAAGGCGGGCCTGGCCATCGACCGGGACACCCCGATCGAGCCCTACCTGGACCTGCTGCCCAGCTTCGACACCCTGCTGATCATGACGATCAAGGCGGGCTTCGGTGGGCAGCGGTTCATTCCGCAGCTGCTGGAGAAGGTGCGGACCGCCCGACGGCACGTGTCGAGCGGGCACCTGGAGCTGCGCATCGAGGTGGACGGCGGAATCGCCGCCGACACCATCGAGCAGGCGGCCGCCGCCGGCGCCGACGCGTTCGTGGCCGGCACCGCCGTGTACGGGGCGGCCGATCCGGCGGAGGCGGTACGGCACCTGCGGGCCCTGGCGGAACGCGCGGCACCCGGGGCCTGA
- a CDS encoding response regulator, translated as MEPEADRKDVILVVDDDEDIARFVEFNLRLHGFEVIHASDGQEALEVIERQRPDLAVVDLMMPRIDGLELTRRLRADPMTSALPVIMLTAKGMTVDKVHGLSAGADDYLVKPFDTAELVARVSSTLRRNKEFREVSPLTGLPGNSRIRREISDRVRNGVDYAVGYVDIDRFKSVNDRYGFVRGDDFISALARSLHRAVVGVGLPPAFLGHVGGDDFVIVCAPDQVRPLTSQAVVDFETAADALYDPTDRERGFVELKDRRGNIRRAALVTLSIGVSLSDAGKRFSDPLEAIAMASEMKTVAKSQPGSYVAVDRRRGVT; from the coding sequence GTGGAGCCCGAGGCCGACCGCAAGGACGTCATCCTGGTCGTCGACGACGACGAGGACATCGCGCGTTTCGTCGAGTTCAACCTGCGACTGCACGGCTTCGAGGTGATCCACGCCAGCGACGGCCAGGAGGCCCTGGAGGTCATCGAGCGCCAACGGCCGGACCTCGCGGTGGTCGACCTCATGATGCCCCGGATCGACGGGCTGGAGCTGACCCGGCGGCTGCGCGCCGACCCGATGACCTCCGCCCTTCCGGTGATCATGCTGACGGCCAAGGGGATGACCGTCGACAAGGTGCACGGACTCAGCGCGGGCGCGGACGACTACCTGGTCAAACCGTTCGACACGGCCGAGCTGGTGGCCCGGGTTTCGTCCACGCTGCGCCGCAACAAGGAGTTCCGGGAGGTCTCCCCGCTGACCGGGCTGCCCGGCAACAGCCGGATCCGTCGGGAGATCAGCGACCGGGTCCGCAACGGCGTGGACTACGCGGTCGGCTACGTCGACATCGACCGGTTCAAGAGCGTCAACGACCGGTACGGCTTCGTCCGTGGCGACGACTTCATCTCCGCGCTGGCCCGCAGTCTGCACCGGGCGGTGGTGGGCGTCGGCCTGCCCCCGGCCTTCCTCGGTCACGTCGGCGGCGACGACTTCGTCATCGTCTGCGCACCGGACCAGGTCCGTCCGTTGACCTCCCAGGCGGTGGTCGACTTCGAGACCGCCGCCGACGCCCTCTACGACCCGACCGACCGGGAGCGCGGCTTCGTCGAGTTGAAGGACCGGCGCGGCAACATCCGGCGCGCGGCCCTGGTCACGCTCTCCATCGGGGTGTCCCTCTCCGACGCCGGCAAGCGGTTCTCCGACCCCCTCGAGGCGATCGCGATGGCCTCGGAGATGAAGACCGTGGCCAAGAGCCAACCGGGCTCGTACGTGGCGGTGGACCGGCGTCGCGGCGTCACCTGA
- a CDS encoding septum formation family protein: protein MRRWLAAFAGGAALALALAGCGAPAGLDRDLIDDWPAPVAAQQFVPAADVCHHSSQQVGFLTGYNPTACTEAHRVETMHVGTLTGPGATGATPPQTGSPGMRAAQAGCDTAVNKAVGADWRSGRLGLTVVLPSPPAWSGGARWYRCDVTEIASIDDTAVDLRTGSLRGALSGAAPLAYRCFNPKLVKDDIDEMVPVSCTAKHHAEFVGVWQAPDVSYADFTRSTKRTHRACQTMIAKYAKVPDNSQLDFRAGTIYYQPYEEEWRNGNRGVQCFLWISDRNLTRSMKNAGTKGLPVT from the coding sequence ATGCGACGGTGGTTGGCGGCGTTCGCCGGGGGTGCGGCCCTGGCCCTGGCGTTGGCCGGGTGCGGCGCACCCGCCGGACTCGACCGTGACCTCATCGACGACTGGCCGGCGCCCGTCGCGGCGCAGCAGTTCGTTCCCGCCGCCGACGTCTGCCACCACAGCTCCCAGCAGGTCGGCTTCCTGACCGGCTACAACCCGACGGCGTGCACCGAGGCGCACCGGGTGGAGACCATGCACGTCGGCACCCTCACCGGCCCGGGCGCCACGGGCGCGACGCCCCCGCAGACCGGTTCGCCCGGCATGCGGGCCGCGCAGGCGGGGTGCGACACCGCGGTCAACAAGGCGGTGGGCGCCGACTGGCGGTCCGGGCGGCTCGGCCTGACCGTGGTGCTGCCGTCACCGCCGGCCTGGTCGGGCGGCGCCCGCTGGTACCGCTGCGATGTCACCGAGATCGCCAGCATCGACGACACCGCTGTCGACCTGCGCACCGGCAGCCTCCGGGGCGCGCTGTCCGGCGCGGCCCCGCTGGCGTACCGCTGCTTCAACCCGAAGCTGGTCAAGGACGACATCGACGAGATGGTGCCGGTCTCCTGCACCGCCAAGCACCACGCCGAGTTCGTCGGCGTCTGGCAGGCGCCGGACGTCAGCTACGCCGATTTCACCCGCAGCACCAAGCGGACCCACCGGGCCTGCCAGACGATGATCGCCAAGTACGCCAAGGTTCCGGACAACTCCCAGCTCGACTTCCGGGCCGGAACGATCTACTACCAGCCGTACGAGGAGGAGTGGCGCAACGGCAACCGGGGCGTGCAGTGCTTCCTCTGGATCTCCGACCGGAACCTGACCCGCTCGATGAAGAACGCCGGCACCAAGGGTCTTCCGGTCACCTGA